The following is a genomic window from Leptospira selangorensis.
GGACGTATCACTGCCCCATTCAATCTAAGGGAGATGATCAAAAACCCGATCAGGTCAGCCATCTCGGTAAAAATTCCAAGACCTGGAACATCTTGACCGGGATATAAACGAGCGGAATCTCTTCCGACCTGTTTCGGATGACGTGTCTGAAGCCAATTCACAACCAAATATTTTTCTTTGAAGAAGTAATCGTTGAGTCGTATCCTATATTCTTGGATACTCAAACGTAGATGGACTAAAATTTCGTTTTGGAAAGTGAGAATTAGTTTTTGGTAGGTATCATCGCTACCGGAAAGATCTAGCTCAAAGGAATCGTATCCTCTTTTTTTGAGTTCCGCCAGAACTCCAGTGATCTCAAAAAGTTCCCAGACACTTTCTTTGGTTAGAGAATGGAATAGAACTCCTGATTGTGCGACATGTGAGTCCACCGCCGCACATAAAAAGTCGTCGTATACAAAATCGAAAAAACGCGGATTATTGTATGCAACCTTACCCATCTAATCTTTCGCTTTCTTACAGTCTGGCAGATTTCTTCCTTTTTTCAAGGAAATAAATCCGGTCACCAAACTATCTGAGAAATATCAAAGTTTAGATCTGAAGTTTGAGTACGCTTTCAAAACCTGGTCTGCAGCTTCTGTCTGAGGGTAATGTCCAATGCCTGGGAGTTCGTATACTTTCGCGTCTGGTCTCATCTCTCTCAAGCGATCAACCACATGTTTGCCGCTGACTGGATCATCCAGACCATCTGCCAATGCATAAGGAATTGGACAGTCGAGTATGGACCCCACCCATCTATCTCTGAAAATTTTTCTTTCTCTCATGTATCTTATCAACTTGTGATAGATCAACTTCCCCCCTCCGTTGTTCACACATTCCCAAAAACCGTCCAACTCCTCTTGTGCAGGTTTTGTATTCGGTCCGAAAACTTCTGAAAAACTTTTTTGAAAGGAGGTCTTGTTCACTAAACGAGAGAATAAAAATCCCAAGGGACCGTTTAATAATTTCTGCACTGCTCTAGGTCTATGGGTCTCCGGAAAAATTCCGCCATTTAGGAAGAATACAGACTCCAAGTCGGGTCCACCAATTCTCTGTCCGGATAATTTCTCTCTAAATCTTGCGACTAATTCTTGTGCGACCGTATCTCCCAGATCGTGAGCAAGAATATGCACCTTTTTAATCCCTTGTTCTTGTAGGAAGAACTCCGCCTGGTCCGCGTATTCAAAAATTGAATAATGCCCGTCCTTCGGTTTTTCAGAAAAACCAAAACCCAGATAATCTAAGGTCAGAACTTTGTACTGATGAGTAAGAGTTTCCCATACATCTTTCCAATCCCAGGAAGAAGTAGGAAACCCATGTAAAAGAAGAAGCGCTTCTCCTTCTCCGCCTATCCGATAGAATAGTTTCTTTTTTTTCCATTCAAAGAAAGCTCCCGATGCCTTCCAGGCCAAAGGGTGTGTTCTCCAAAGCGGTTCCGACATAGACTCCTCCAGAAGGAGCAATATTGTACTCCCTGCTTTCGGAATGGGAAGTGTAAAATCAATAACGTGAAAGAAATTTCAGTCCATTGCGTCTAGAAGGTTGGATAGAAAAACTTTCCTTTCTTTACCTTCCGGAAATCTACCAAGCCCGGCGCCCATATTATCTTTTAGATGAGAAATTTTAGAAGTAGCCGGGATTGCACAAGTTACTGCTGGATGAGAAAGAATATATTTTAAGAAGGCTTGGGCAAAAGAATTACAATTCCATTCTTTAAAATATTCAGGCAATGTTTTACCTTTTGTATTTCTGAAAAGTCCACCTTCTTCAAAAGGGCGATTGATTAGGATTGCGATCCCATGTTCTTGAGCAAAAGGTAAAATCCGATTCTCCGCTTCTCTTGTTTGGATAGAATAAGGTATCTGCAAGAAGTCCGGTTTTTCTTTTTCGGAGATCCTTTCCATTTCGGCGAATGCGGATGTAGTAAAATGAGTCAGGCCTATATAACGGATCTTTCCTTTTTCTTTCAGGCCTCTTAATGTTTTGAGATGAGTTTGAGTATCTAGTAAATTATGGATTTGGAATAGATCGATCTTCTCCGCTTTCATCTTTTTGAAAGAAGCCTCGATCTGTGATTTTCCGGCTGCTTCTCCTCTGATCCAAACCTTTGTGGCTAAGAAAAAATTCTTTTTCTCCGCGTCGGAAAAATCTTTGGATAAGATCCCGAAAATTTCCTCAGAACGTCCATACATAGGAGAAGAATCTATCACACCTCCACCAGTATGTAGGAACTCCGATAAAACTTCTTTTAAAGGAGCCAAAGAAGAAGGATCCGGATCCACATCTAAAGTTTGCCAAGTACCTAAACCGATTGCAGGAATTTCTTCTCCAGTTTTTGGGATCTTACGTTTTAACATTTTAGAGACTCCGGACGTTTGGGAGAATAACGGAGAAATTATATTCTCCGAAAGACCTAGACCTGCGGCGGATAACGCCAAAAGTTTCAGGAACTTTTTTCTGGAATAAAAGCTTTCCATTAAGTTCTCCCCAAGCGGCCGAATTTTAAGAGCAATTAGGCAAAAGACTCAACTAAAAATTAATGAGCCTCGTCCCAGTTTTGTCCGAATTTTCCTTCTACCTTAATTGGAACATCCAAAGGAAGAGCATCCTCCATCAGTCTTTTACAAACTTTTAGGAACTCATCCTTTTCCGATTTATACACTTCGAATACCAATTCGTCATGCACTTGGAGTAAAAGTTTGGATTTCCATTTTCTTTTTTCGATCTCGTCTTGGATTTGGATCATTGCGATCTTGATCATGTCGGCGCAGGTTCCTTGGATAGGAGTGTTGATCGCTACCCTTTTGGCTCCTTCTTTTGCCTGACGGTGAGTGGAGTTAATATCTGGAACAGGTCTCCTTCTTCCTTTCATGGTCTCTACATAACCTTTCTCTTCACAGAAGGCGATTGTATCATCCATATACTTTTGGACACCGGGATACTGAGCCAGATATCTATCTATAAAACTTTTGGCCTCATCTCTCGGAATTCGAAGATTTCGACTAAGACCATAAGGAGTTACCCCATATATTACGGAAAAGTTAACTACCTTTGCCTTATCCCTCATCTCGGGACTAACTAGATCTTCTGAAACTCCGTAGATTGCAGCGGCGGTTCTTTTATGGATATCGATCCCTTTTTTGTAGGCATCCATCATTGCAGGATCTCTGGAGATATGTGCCATGATCCTGAGTTCAATCTGAGAATAGTCCAAACTTAAGATCTCAAAATCCTTATGACCGGAGATAAAACCTTTTCGGATCAATCTTCCTTCTTTTTCTCG
Proteins encoded in this region:
- a CDS encoding aldo/keto reductase, whose amino-acid sequence is MESFYSRKKFLKLLALSAAGLGLSENIISPLFSQTSGVSKMLKRKIPKTGEEIPAIGLGTWQTLDVDPDPSSLAPLKEVLSEFLHTGGGVIDSSPMYGRSEEIFGILSKDFSDAEKKNFFLATKVWIRGEAAGKSQIEASFKKMKAEKIDLFQIHNLLDTQTHLKTLRGLKEKGKIRYIGLTHFTTSAFAEMERISEKEKPDFLQIPYSIQTREAENRILPFAQEHGIAILINRPFEEGGLFRNTKGKTLPEYFKEWNCNSFAQAFLKYILSHPAVTCAIPATSKISHLKDNMGAGLGRFPEGKERKVFLSNLLDAMD
- a CDS encoding histone deacetylase translates to MGKVAYNNPRFFDFVYDDFLCAAVDSHVAQSGVLFHSLTKESVWELFEITGVLAELKKRGYDSFELDLSGSDDTYQKLILTFQNEILVHLRLSIQEYRIRLNDYFFKEKYLVVNWLQTRHPKQVGRDSARLYPGQDVPGLGIFTEMADLIGFLIISLRLNGAVIRPEYFHDAVLFSRKFHFLEADSKALYQALRTTFPKHSIRAISTLLQHGKIVDAKRGVIEWKPIEMIFFLEKSLNFFVFNRKFEKKVSKILSTYKLSLVEGAEAELGLNT
- a CDS encoding alpha/beta fold hydrolase encodes the protein MSEPLWRTHPLAWKASGAFFEWKKKKLFYRIGGEGEALLLLHGFPTSSWDWKDVWETLTHQYKVLTLDYLGFGFSEKPKDGHYSIFEYADQAEFFLQEQGIKKVHILAHDLGDTVAQELVARFREKLSGQRIGGPDLESVFFLNGGIFPETHRPRAVQKLLNGPLGFLFSRLVNKTSFQKSFSEVFGPNTKPAQEELDGFWECVNNGGGKLIYHKLIRYMRERKIFRDRWVGSILDCPIPYALADGLDDPVSGKHVVDRLREMRPDAKVYELPGIGHYPQTEAADQVLKAYSNFRSKL